The nucleotide sequence AAGAAAAACGCCTCGTTGATCGTCTGCGTTCTCTGAGGGTCAAAGGAGAAGTGATCGAGAAAAAAAGAATGGAATCATTCAGTGGACGGCCCGAAAGGAAGATTGTCGTTGTCAAGTTCAAGAACAGGATAATTGAAACAAACCTTGATGACGCAGAATTCGAACGGACTGAGATCGGGGAACGGATTTGGTTCTCTCCTCCGGTCCCTGATCGTGATCCGTGCACTTGCCATCTATTCGTCTGGCTGATTGTTGGAATCACATCTGGGGCACTGGCAATCTGGGCCATCACAACCCATTTTCCTGGAAAAACCGCCGCTATCCTTTCTCTTGTCGCAGCAGGTTGGATCAGCGTTATTGCCTGGGCCAGGATATGTTCGCACGAGCAAAGCAAATGCCTTCGGGACCTTAAGACGGAAGTCGACTTTTTTGAAGCTGACGGTGACGACAAGCAAGGGGAACAGAAATGAAATTACCGGAGATATCCGTCCGCAGGCCGGTCACGACCGTTATGGTTTTCGCTGCCATTACATTGCTGGGTTGCGTGGCTTTTTTCAGGCTCAACCTCGACTTGTTGCCGGATATTGAACCTCCGGCCGTGAGTGTCATCACACCCTATCCGGGGGCTTCCGCCACGGATGTTGAGTCGGAGGTGACCAAGTACCTGGAAGACCAGCTTTCCACCACACCGAATCTCGACCGGCTGGAGTCAAAGTCCAAAGACAACATCGCCATCGTCAATTGCATATTCAACTGGGGCACCGACCTGGATGTTGCGGTCAACGATATCCGGGAGAAGATCGATCTTGCCAAGCCGGACCTTGCCGATGGAGCGGAAGACCCCTTTATCTTCAAGTTCAGCAGTTCCATGGTGCCGGTGCTCATCATGACGGTGACGGCGGAAGAAAGCAGTCCCGATCTTTACAGAATTGTGGACAAGCAGATCGCCGATCCGTTGAAACGCGTGCCCGGCGTGGGCGCTGTCGTCTATGTCGGTGGTCGGGAAAGACAGATCAATGTGCATTTCGATCGCGAAGCAATAGAGGCTTATCACCTTTCTGTCCAGCAGATCAGAAATGTTCTTGTTGCCGAAAACCTGAACCTTCCGGTGGGCACCGCAAAGATCGGGAGGAATGAACTCCAGATCAGGGTGGCGGGGCGCTATCGGGATGCAGCGGAAATCGCCAATACGGTGATAGGCAGCAACGGCGACGCGCTTGTGCGGCTCAGAGATGTGGCCACGGTCACCGATGCCTTTGAGGAGCCGCAGGAGTGGGCGCGTTCCGGACGGCTTCCTGCGGTTGCCTTGATTATTCAGAAGCAGTCCGGAGCCAACACCGTCAACGTGATCGAGGCCATAAAAGAATGCCTCAAGACAATAAAGACCGAAGTGCCGGCGGACATTGAAATCCATGAGATTCTGGATAACTCCGATCACATTTATGCGATGATTAATAGTTTGACCGAATCCGCCGTCGTGGGAGGTATTTTGGTCATTGTCGTCTGTTTCCTGTTTCTCCGGCGGTTTCGTACCAGCCTGGTTGTCACATTGGCAATTCCATTCTCTATCATCGTTGCCTTTATCGGCCTCTTTATCATGGGATACACCATCAATGTCATTTCCCTGATGAGTCTTGCCATCGCCGTGGGAATGGTGGTGGACGATGCCATCGTCGTACTTGAAAACATCGTACGGCATGTGGACGATGGCATGTCTCCGAGGCTGGCCGCCGTGGAGGGAACATCAGAAGTGGGCATGGCGGTGGCCGCGTCAACGTTGACCATTGTGGCTGTTTTCGCCCCTCTTCTCTTAGTGAAAGGGATCGCCGGCATCATCTTTGGGCAGTTGGCGTTCATGATCCTGATCACGATTCTGGCCTCGCTCTTCGTTTCATTGACGTTGACCCCCATGGCTGCTTCCCGTTTGCTCCGTTCACGGGACCAAAGAAAGCTCAATCCGGTATTTGTATGGAGCGAGCGTTTGCTGAATGAAATCGAAGCCGGCTATTCCCATGTTCTGGAGTGGGGGCTGAGACACCGCAAGATTGTGCTTTCACTCATAATAATTGTATTCATCGGCAGTCTGGCACTGATTCCATTGGTCGGTACCGAATTTTTCCCAGAAGTGGATTCGGGGGAAGTGGAAGTTGTCCTGGAGATGGCGCAGGGCACCCGAGTGGAGATCACGGCCGGAACCACGGAAGAAATGCTCAAAGCGGTGAATGCCATTCCGGAAATGGAAGCAAGTTATGCCCTGGCAGGTCAGACCAAGAAAGGTTTTTTAACGGCCCTCGGTTTTGAAGAGGGGACCAACATCGGTCGCATCGGAGGCCGTCTCATTGATAAGAAAGAACGGAGTCGCCATGCCAAGGAGATCGCTTCGGAGCTTCGTGAGCAAGTCACAAAACTGCCGGGTGTTGAAAAGTTTTCCGCAAGCGCTGTTAGCGCTATCCAGAAGGCCTTTCTGGGAGGCGGTCGCCCCATCAGCATTGAGATTCTAGGCCATGATATCGAGATGACAAACGAAGTTGCTGCGAAAATCCAACGCATCGTGGAATCAACACCCGGAGCGGTGGATGTCGCTGTCAGTAGAAAGAGACCACGGCCGGAAGTGCGGATTTTTCTTGACCGGGATAAGGCGGCATCTTTGGGGTTGAATGTGGCGCTTGTCGCCGACGCATTGAGAACCAACTACTATGGTTTCGATGATACGAAGTTCCGGGAGGCGGGTGACGACTTCGACATCGAGTTGCGACTGA is from Deferrivibrio essentukiensis and encodes:
- a CDS encoding efflux RND transporter permease subunit, with the translated sequence MKLPEISVRRPVTTVMVFAAITLLGCVAFFRLNLDLLPDIEPPAVSVITPYPGASATDVESEVTKYLEDQLSTTPNLDRLESKSKDNIAIVNCIFNWGTDLDVAVNDIREKIDLAKPDLADGAEDPFIFKFSSSMVPVLIMTVTAEESSPDLYRIVDKQIADPLKRVPGVGAVVYVGGRERQINVHFDREAIEAYHLSVQQIRNVLVAENLNLPVGTAKIGRNELQIRVAGRYRDAAEIANTVIGSNGDALVRLRDVATVTDAFEEPQEWARSGRLPAVALIIQKQSGANTVNVIEAIKECLKTIKTEVPADIEIHEILDNSDHIYAMINSLTESAVVGGILVIVVCFLFLRRFRTSLVVTLAIPFSIIVAFIGLFIMGYTINVISLMSLAIAVGMVVDDAIVVLENIVRHVDDGMSPRLAAVEGTSEVGMAVAASTLTIVAVFAPLLLVKGIAGIIFGQLAFMILITILASLFVSLTLTPMAASRLLRSRDQRKLNPVFVWSERLLNEIEAGYSHVLEWGLRHRKIVLSLIIIVFIGSLALIPLVGTEFFPEVDSGEVEVVLEMAQGTRVEITAGTTEEMLKAVNAIPEMEASYALAGQTKKGFLTALGFEEGTNIGRIGGRLIDKKERSRHAKEIASELREQVTKLPGVEKFSASAVSAIQKAFLGGGRPISIEILGHDIEMTNEVAAKIQRIVESTPGAVDVAVSRKRPRPEVRIFLDRDKAASLGLNVALVADALRTNYYGFDDTKFREAGDDFDIELRLKKDQRETIREIGETPITTLTGQTIKLRNVASVRETFGPVEIDRKNRTRVTKVQAGVQGRVLGDVVRDIREKMTSLDLPPGVSIEWGGEVEEQRKAFRDLTLLLILGIVLVYMVMAGEFEDFVDPFIIMFSVPFAFAGVIWAFVATATPLNLMSFIGVIMLMGIVVKNAIVLVDYTKQLRAGGMTLNEAVVTGGKTRLRPVLMTSLTTIFGMVPLALSRGEGSEIWNALGITVIGGLSVSGLVTLILVPLMYSLVHRGKAK